A region of the Cloacibacillus sp. genome:
CAAAGAAAGTCGCAGTGTTGGCGCTTGGTGACAAGCAGAAGGAAGCTCAGGATGCAGGCGCGGACATCGTCGGCGGCGAAGATCTGGTTGCAGAGATCCAGAACGGCAGACTTGACTTCGATGCAGTAATCGCCACACCGGATATAATGAAGTCGGCTGGACGCCTCGGTAAGGTCCTCGGACCCCGCGGCCTGATGCCGAGCGCAAAGACCAATACCGTTACATTCGATGTCGCCGATGCTATCAAAGAAATCAAAGCGGGCCGTGTCGAGTTCCGCGTTGACAAGACAGCTATCACGCACAATGCTGTCGGGAGAGCCTCGTTCCCCGTGGAGAACCTCATGGGCAACGTTAAGACGCTCCTCCGTGCAGTCATCAAAGCCCGTCCCGCAGCGGTCAAGGGCACATACATAAAGGGTATCACCATCACCTCCACGATGGGCGTGGGCATCCAGATAGATGCGGTCCAGGCTCAGAAAGATGTGGCGGCGGAGTAACCCACACCGCGTTAAAGGCAAACTTACAAGCGGCCCGTTCTGTCAAAGAACGGGCCGCTTGTTGTATCTGGTATTAATATTTTTACGACAGTTTTATCACATAAAAATCTGTATTATTTTGCAGCTCACGCCTTCTTTTCGCCGCCGGCGATGTCGATTATATATTTGCCGCACCTTTCACACCGCCAGGTATCGGGGATCACCGCGCGTCCAGGGAAGGACTTCTTGCCCAGGGAAATACCGTTCATCGCCCAGATGCCAAGCAGGAGGCCTTTATCGTCAGGCATAAATTTCATCTTGAATTTATTTCCGACCAGACGGCCCTCTTCCATCTCCGCGCCGCAAAAGGGGCATCTCATAGCTTTACCCCCCGCGGGTGTTCGTCGATGATGAATTTTTCGCAGGAATCGCAGAAATAGGCGCGGACGCGGGCGCGGGTAAAAAATCCGCCCCGGCCGATACTGTGGCCTCCGAAGGCCCAGATGCCGAGAAAGAGTCCCCTCTTCCGCGGCAGCCATTTCATCCGGTATGTATCGCCATAGATGGTGCCGGCGGTCATCTCCTTTTTACAATATGGACACTGCACGGGTAAAACCTCCTTGATATAGCAACAACTGTGGAGCGGAGGCCTGAACTATTTCACCGGGATGCGCTTCGCGGCATTTTCAATAATGTTCTGTATATGCTTTGTCAGCGTGGGGGCCTCCGTGAAGAGATCCGCGCCGGTATTGGCCGCGACCGTCTCGCCGTATATGAGGCCGTTGTCCTTCGCGGAGCGCAGCTCCACCTTCACCGCCCCCTGTGTGATGTTTTCCTCCCAGGGTTCCTTGTACTCCTGATAGGGAACCTGCACCCTCTGGTGTTCCCAGCGGTCGTTGCGCCATACCGGCTCGTCGACGTACCTGTACTTGGTCACATACTCGCCGGGATGCTTTAAAACGCCGATGCCGCATTTGGTGACCGTGCATGTGAGGATCGCGTCTACCTGGTCGGCGGCAAGTACTAGAGCCCTCTCCGCCGTCTGCTGCGGCGTCATCTGTTCGGCGGGCTGACCGCTGATGAAGGCCGCGCGGTCGACGACGTCCTTAGGAGTTTTTAACAGAAATGGGAAACGGTCCTGCTTTTTCAGGGTCTGCTCCTGCCATCTCTGCTCCGCCGCCTCTTTTAGGAAGGGTTCCGACTGCGGGATGGAGACGTCATAGATGACGGGCAGGACGAGGATGGTCTTGATCGTTGCGTAATCGTAATTGTTGTTTCTGAAATCCGTCACCTCCGGTTTCGCAAGGGCGGCCGAGGCTACGGCCAGCAGAAGGACGGATACGAACAGCGCGATTATTTTTTTCACAGCGAAAACCTCCAGATTTTAAGAATAAACGGTGATATTATAGCTGATAAAGCTCCGGGCGGCGCATATCGAAGGCTTTGATAAAGCCCCTGATCTCGTC
Encoded here:
- a CDS encoding PF20097 family protein; protein product: MRCPFCGAEMEEGRLVGNKFKMKFMPDDKGLLLGIWAMNGISLGKKSFPGRAVIPDTWRCERCGKYIIDIAGGEKKA
- a CDS encoding PF20097 family protein; translated protein: MQCPYCKKEMTAGTIYGDTYRMKWLPRKRGLFLGIWAFGGHSIGRGGFFTRARVRAYFCDSCEKFIIDEHPRGVKL
- the rplA gene encoding 50S ribosomal protein L1, translating into MAKKGKRYKALLEKVDLTKQYPLSEAVALAKECATAKFDESLELHIRLGVDPRHADQQVRSTIVLPFGTGHTKKVAVLALGDKQKEAQDAGADIVGGEDLVAEIQNGRLDFDAVIATPDIMKSAGRLGKVLGPRGLMPSAKTNTVTFDVADAIKEIKAGRVEFRVDKTAITHNAVGRASFPVENLMGNVKTLLRAVIKARPAAVKGTYIKGITITSTMGVGIQIDAVQAQKDVAAE